The Streptomyces sp. V4I8 genome includes the window GTCGACATCCCCCATCAGGGCCAGCACATGCCCGGCCAGCGCGGCGACCGTGTGATGGTCGCGCAGGACCCGGGGCTCCACCGTGACGGAGAACGCGTCCTCGATGCCCGCGAGCACCGCCATCGCCTTCAGTGAGGAACCTCCGAGGGCGAAGAAGTGGTCGTCCCGGTCGATGGCCGCCGGGGAGATGCCCAGGGCCTGGGCCCAGATCTCCCGGATCGCTTCCTCGACTTCACGCAGCGAGCGCGGCGCCTCCCCCTGCGGACCACGCTCCCCCCGCCGGGCGGTCGACGACCCCCCGGCCCGCGCGGCGGCCAACCGCTCCTCGACGGCAGCGTAGGCACCCGCCTCGAACCGCTCGCGCATCAGCGCCCGCCGCAGCTTGCCGCTGGTCGTCCGGGGAAACGCCCCCGGCGGCAGCGGCAGCACCCGTACGTCGTCATGCCCCAGTGCCTCGCGGACCCGGGCCGCCGCCGCGTCGAGCACCGGGAGGGCCGTGGCCGGGGCGGGCCGTGCCCACTGCACGAACACCACCACGCGATCGCCGCCGGTGCCGGGATCGGTGGACCCGATGGCCGCCACCGTCCCCCGGGGCAGGCCCGGCGTGTCGGCGACGGTCTCCTCCAGGTCGGGTGCGTGGAAGGTACGGCCGCCGACGAAGACGACGTCCTTGTGGCGGCCGGTGACGCACAGCCGGCCCTCGTTCAGGAAGCCGAGGTCGCCCGTGCGCAGCCAGCCGCCGGAGAACGCGGCCGCGCTCGCCTCGGGGGCGCGGTGATAGCCGCGGGCCACCTGAGGTCCGCGTACCTCGATGTGGCCGACACGCCGGTCGTCGAGCGGTTTCCCGGAGTCGTCGGTCACCCGGAGTTCGCAGTCCGGGACGGGACGGCCGACATCCATCAGTTCGACGGCGTCCGGGCCCGGTTCGGTGGGAACGGCCCGGCCCCGGCTGAGCGCCTTCCGGTCGAGTCGCAGGGGCGCGGCGATCTCCCCGAGCGGGGGCACGGTCACGGCGAGTGTGGCCTCGGCCAGTCCGTACACGGGGAGCATGGCCGTGGCGTCCAGCCCTGCCGCCCCCGCCTTGGCGCCGAACTCCCGCCACACGCGCGGTGCGATCGGCTCGGCGCCGACGAGCATCAGGCGTACGCATCTCAGGTCCAGTTCGGCCCAGGTGCCGTCCGGCACCCGCCGTGCCGCCAGGGCCAGCGCGAAGTTCGCCGCCGACAGCAGGGTGGCCCGGTGCCGGTCCACCGCTTCGAGCCAGCGCGCCGGGCGCTTGGCGAAGGTCAGCGGTTCCAGCCGCACCTGCTTCACCCGTGCCGCCATGGGCACGAGGTGGGTGCCTATCAGCCCCATGTCGTGGAAGTACGGCATCCAGCTCGCCACCACGTCGTCCGGCGTGATCGCCATGGCGGCGCGGATCTGGCGGAGGTTGGCGAGCACGGCCTCGTGGGTGAGTTCCACGCCCTTCGGGGCACCGGTGCTGCCGGAGGAGAACTGGAGGAACGCGAGGTCCTGGGGCCCTCGGCGGGGCAGCGCGCGCAAGGGACGGCCGGCGCGCAGCACGTCCAGCCGCAGGGCGCGCACCGGTCCCGGGATGTCACCGACCAGGACTTCGGTGATGTCGTCCACGACCACGGCGGGCCTGTCGAGGAACTCCCACACCGGCCCCACCCGACGCGCCTCCGGGGCGAGCGGCACGGGCACGAGCCCCGCCGCCAGCGCTCCCCAGAACATCGGCTGGAAATCCTCGCCGCGATCCGCGAGGAGAGGCACGGGCGTGCCGGGCTCCAGTCCCGCCTCCCGCAGCCCACCCGCCACGCGCAGCGCGTCCTCGCGGAGCTCGGCGAAGGTGACGGTGCGTTCGCTGCCGTCTCCCCGGACATGCACGACGACCTGGCCGGGTGACTCCTGTGCGGCGTGCAGCAGTACGTCGAGGAGCGTGACGGCGGTACGGCGCCCGGGAGTCGGCATGCGCATCCTTCCTCGTCGCACGGGGCCCGGCCCGTGGACGCGCCCCGCCGGAGTCCAGTACCCGGGCCGGGCGTTGTCGATCATTCACCTGTACGACGACGAGTCTCGTCGAACGGTTCACCGGCGAAATGATCAGTTGTCCACGGCCCCGCTGCCAAGGGCCGTCGCGATGTCGTCGAGACAGGCCGAAACCGGGCCCAGCGTGAGCAAGCCGCTGCCGGCGCCGGCCAGTTCGTTCGCCGCCGGAGCGAGGGCGGCGTGGGCGCGTACCAGGGTCGGCCGGTCGCCGAGGGTCAGGGCCGCTCGGGCGGTGAGACACCACAGGGCCTCCTGGAGGAGGTCGCGGGGTGGGTCGGGCGTCGCGTGGAGGGCCTCGGCGGCCTCGGAGCGTCGGCCCTGGTCGAGGAGGAGCAAGGGGCGCGCCCAGGGGGCGTAGGGACCCCAGTCCGTGTCGTCGTCGAAGCGCGGGGGCAGGGCGTGCCGCACGCGCAGGCACAGCAGCGCGAGCGGCAGCAGGCCCCGGGCGAGGCCCGGCATGCCCGCGCCGTTCAGCAGGGCGGCCGCGTCCTGGTAGGCGGCCTCCACCTCCGTCACGGGTGCCTGGCCGGTGGCGTCCAGCCGCAGGACGGCGTACCAGCCGGTGAACACGCCGACGAGCGGCCGTTCGTGCCGTGCGGCCAGCGCGTCCGCGGCGGCCGCGTGGTGGTCGGCCGCGGTGAAGTCCCCGAGGGCGCTGCGGGCCTGGAGCCGGACGAGGTGGCCGAGGACCTCGAAGGTGCCCAGTCCGTGCCGGGCGGAGAGCGCGACCAGCTCCGCACCGATCTCAGCACGGCGGGGCGCCAGCCCGGCGTGGTCGAAGCACTGCATGAAGGCCGCGTTGAGGGCGAACGCCAGCAGTGCCGGATCGTCCAGCCGGCGGGCGATCTCCTCGGCCTGGCGGGCGGCCTGAGGGCCACGGGCGAGCAGCGTGCCGCGCGACTCCAGCGCGATCGTGGCGAGCAACCGGGCCCTGGCCGCCTGGTGGCCCTCGGCAGACAGGGCGGTGAGGGTGCGCTCGGCGGCCGCGACCACGTGTGCGGCCTGTTCCGGGTCGTCTAGGCGGGTCCAGATCGCCGGGACGTCGTAGGCGCCGATCACCCGGGCGGTCAGCGCGGCGTCGCCCAGTTCCTCTGCGGCCGCGACGGCGGCGACGCGGTGCTCGCGGGCGGCAAGCAGTCCGCTGCCGCCGGTCACGGCGAGGTCGCGCAGCAGTCCGGTCGTGGACTCCAGGCGGGCGCGGGCATCAGGGGCGACCGTGCGGTCGTAGGCGGCGGCGACCTGCTCCCAGACCCGGCCGGCGGGGTTGCCGCGTGCCTGGCCGAGGTGGTCGGCCTGGTGGAGGATGTCCGCCTCCAGGGAACGCAGGCCCGGCCCCGGGTCGATGCCCAGCTCCTCGGCCAGCAGGGCACGCGCCCGGCGCAGCACGTCCAGCGCGTCGGCCTGACGGCCCGTGCGGTACAGCGCCAGGGCCAGCAGGCGCCAGGCGTTCTCCCGCCAGGGGTGCTCGGCCGATTGCGCCCGAAGGTCCGCGGCCGCCCGGTCGGCCAGGCCGAGGGCCAGCAGCGCCTCGGCGCGCAGCTCCACGGCGTGCAGACGCAGCTCGGTCAGGCGGCGGCTCTCGGTCCGGGCCCACGCCTGCTCCGCGAACTCCGCGTAGGCGGGGCCGCGCCACCAGCCGAGCGCCTCCTCCAGCCGTACGACCGCTTCCCTGGGCGGCAACGTCGCAGCGGCGGTGACCGCCTCCTCGAAGCGCCGGGCGTCCACCGCGTCCTTCGCGGCGCGCAATGCGTAGCCGGGGCCGTCGGTGACCAGCAGCCGGGCCGGAGTGCGGGGCGGGCGGTCGGGTTCGAGGGCTCGGCGGAGTGCGGCGACAAAGGTGCGTACGGCGCCCACGGCGTCGGCGGGCGGGTCCGTCCAGAGGTCGTCGACCAGGCGGGAGACGGGCACGACGTGGCCCCTGGCGACGATCAGCCGGGCCAGCACCGAGCGGTGTCTCGGGCCCTTCAGGTCGATCGCGTCCCCGCCGGTGTCCCAGGCGACCACCGGCCCGAGTACGCCGAAGGCACGTCCCACGCCTTCCATCGCCGTCCTCCCGCCCCGGGCCGTCGCCACGCCGCTGCTCATCGCCCGCTCATCCGTCGCCGAGAGGATCGAGGAACCCGATCTTCCCGAAGGGAATCCTCCCCCATCGAATCGAAAGGAGCGGCGCCATGACACCTGCCATCGCCGGCTTCGATCATCACCGCGTCCCCGTCGCCGACGGGGTGTCCCTGCACACGGCGGTCGGCGGCTCCGGCACGCCCGTCGTCCTGCTGCACGGCTTTCCGCAGACCCATCTGATGTGGCGCCATGTGGCCGCCGACCTCGCCGCGGACCACACCGTGATCTGCCCCGACCTGCGTGGCTACGGCGCCAGCGACAAGCCGACCGAGACCGACGGCACCGTGTATGCCAAGCGGACCATGGCCGCGGACATCGTGGCCCTGGCCCGTGAACTCGGGCACGAGCGTTTCGCGTTGGGCGGGCACGACCGTGGGGCCTTGGTGGCCTTCCGTGCCGCGCTCGACCACCCCGAGACGGTCACGCACCTGGCGTGCCTCGACATCCCGCCGACCCTGGACATGTGGGAGGTGATGCACGGCGTGACCGCCGCCGTAGGCTTCCACCTCTATCTGATGGCCCAGCCGCCCGGCCTGCCCGAGCGCATGATCAGCGCCGCGCCGGACGCGTTCTTCGGCCACTTCCTCGACATCTGGACGTCCGACCGGCGGGCCGTACCGGCCGAGGTCCGCGCCGCCTACCTGGCGGCCTGCCGCGAGGCCGTGCCGTCGATCGTGGCCGACTACCGGGCTTCCGCCGGCATCGACATCGAGCACGACCGGGCCGACCGGGCGGCCGGAACCACGCTCCGGATGCCGGTCGGTGTGCTCCAGCAGGACTGGGGCGCCGCCCTCGGCTTCGACGCCGCCGCGCTGTGGCGGGCCTGGGCACCGGATCTGCGGCACACCACGGTCACCTGCGGGCACTTCATGGCCGAAGAGGCGCCCGACGACATCGCGAAGGCGTTGCGGGACCTGCTCGCCCGCTGAACGCGCGAGCCGGAACCATCCACGCCCCTGCGACCCGCCGTCGGCTACCAGCGCCCCGGTTCGGTCCCGGTGATCGGTTCCGACGGTTTGCCGTCCACGCCGACCGGGACGTCCCCGGCCAGCATCACCCGGTGCATGGTCCGGGGGAAGTCGAGGTGGGCGTTGTCGCTGGGGGCGAGGTGGATGGTGGCCCGGTTGTCCCAGAAGGCCACGCTGCCGGGCTCCCAGCGGAAGCGGACCGTGTACTCGGGCCGAGCGGCCTGCTCCAGCAGCATGTCGAGGATCGCCCGGCTCTCGGCCCGCGAGAGGTCGGCGATCTGCTCGACGTAGTAGCCGTTGACGTAGAGCACCCGCTCCCCCGTCTCCGGATGGACGCGCACCAGCGGATGCAGCGAGGCGACCTGATGGTCCAGCAGATGGCGGACGTAGGCGTCGTCGCCGGGCCGGGGCTGGTAGCCGACGCCGAGGCGGTGCTCGGCGCGCAGTCCGTCCACGAACTCCCGTACCGGGCCGGAGAGTCCGGCGTACGCGGCCGCCAGGTTCGACCAGGTCGTGTCGCCGCCGTACGGGGGTACGGTCTCGGCGCGCAGGATCGTCGCGGCGGGCGGGTCGACACGGGCGCCGTGGTCGCAGTGCCAGCCGCGCAGCAGGGTGTGGCGGCGGCGCCGCAACCACTCGTCGTGCTCCATGCCGAACTTCCCGCCCAGCTCCAGCCGGTCGGCGGTGGTCTCGATCTCGGGGAAGTCCGCCGGGGAGGCGCTCCCGCGCTTGCGCAGGACGACCGGTTCGCCGAACCGGCGCGCGAACGTCACATGCCCGGCATGGTCCAGCCGCTGTCCGCGGAAGAACACCACCTTCCAGCGCAGCATCGCCGCCCGGATCGCGGCGACCACGGGGTCCGCCAGGTCACCGGCCAGGTCGACGCCCGTGATCTCCGCGCCGATGTGCCCGGCGACCGGTCGCACCTCGATCCCCGCGATCCGCTCCGTCCCGTCCGCTGTGGCCCTGTCCGTCGTCATGCCCGCTCCGTCGGTCGTCCGTACGTACCGGCTGCGGTCCGAGCCGGTTCCAGGAAGATCGTGACAGTGTTCGGCGGGCATGGCGACAGGGCCTCGGGACAGCGGTTCACAGCGGCGTCAGACGGCGAACTCCCGTATCACCGTGTTCCGGAACACCGCCGTGCCGTCGATGGTGAAGAGCGCGAGTCCGGTGTCGGCCGGATCCGGGAAGGCCTCGGTCGAGTGCGCGTAACGGCCGTCGTCCACGAACATCTCGATGGACGTACGGTCGATCAGAACGCGCAGCCGCACCGTGCCCGCGGACGCGTCGAAGGGGCTCCGGCTCTCCTGCCACCGGCCGGTGCTGTCGGGGCTCACGGTGTATCCGCGGTTGACGAAGGCGTAGTCGCCGTAGATCCCGGCGTCGATGTGGCGCCCACCGTCGGAGGAGCGCCGCAACTGGAGCCCCGCGCCGGTCAGTTGGTCCCAGGTGATCTCGGTGGACACCTCGTACGCGGTGCCCGTGTAGTCCAGCAGGAGGGTCCCGTCGACCTCCAGATCGCCCAGGTTCACCGTGCGCGCCACGTGGTCGTCGAGGCCGGTCACCGGCTGGGAGGCCAGGTAGTACATGCCGTCCGCCGCCCGCCGCAGCGTGACCTCGCGGACGATCGAGTCGGTGCCGTTGAAGCCGTCGCACTCGATGGTAGGCGTGGTGTTGGCGTAGTCCCAGTGGTTCATCCAGCCGATCGCGTACCGTGCCGCCGGGTCGAGCGTGCCGCCGGCGTCCCGCTTCTCGAAGGTGACGGCGGCGTACCAGTCCCAGCCGTGGTCGAGCCACTGCGGGTCGCTCAGGTCGGGCGTGAAGGTGGTGCCGTCGAAGGATCCCGTCCAGTAGGCGTACGTGCTGGGCAGCCCGGACCCCTTCCCGTTGGCGCTCACGCCCAGCACCCACTTCCAGGTGCCGTCCGCCGCCCGGATGCGGAACAGGTCCGGGCACTCCAGGACGCCGATGCCCCCCTTGATGAAGCCTCCGACGTACGTCCACGACTTGAGGTCGGCGGAGTGGTAGAAGCCCACCTTGTCGTTCTCGGCGAGGGCCATCACCCAGCGCCCGCGCTCCTCGTCGCGGATGACCTTGGGGTCGCGGAAGTCCCGGACGCCGGGGTTGGGCAGCACCGGGTCGGTGCCGTGGTTGGTGAACGTACGGCCGCCGTCGGTCGAGTAGTACAGGTACTGCGCCTGGGTGACGTCGCCGGGCGCCATGGTGGCGATGACGATCACCGCGCCCGCGCCGAAGCCCGCCGTGTTGTCGGTGTCGATCACCGCCGAGCCGGACCAGACGTCGCCGTTGGGTGTGGTGTCCTTCGGCACGGCGATCCCGCGGTCGGTGAAGGAGACCAGGTCGGTGCTGGTCGCCAGGCGCCAGGTCGTGCCGGCGGTCGTGCCACCCGTCGAGTAGTCGGGGTTGTAGAGGTAGTAGTAGTGGTACTCACCGTCGATCCACACCGGCCGCTGCGGGTCGTTCATCCACTGGTCGGGGACCGTGAAGTGGTACTCGGCGCGGTAGCTGCCGGTGCAGGCGGCGGCCGTCGCGGACGCCGCCACGGCGGGTCTCGGTCCGGCCGGCAGCACTGCGCCGGCCGCGCCCACGGCCGAGGCGATGAAGAGTGACCTCCTGGATATTCCGGGCATACCAAATGTGCCACGCATGGTGCGGCTCCTTCCCCGACGTCGTCGTCAGGACTGCGGCTCGTGGAGCAGGACTTTGCGACCTAACTCGTTAAAGGTCAAGTGCTTCGCGACTATTGACAGGGACGTAACACCCTTCACATCATCTGGGGCATCACTACTCGACTAACACGAGTTAGGCACGTTGGATGACCGACTCGCACCTCAACCGCCGCAGCCTGCTGCGGTACGGCGCCTACGGCGCGGGAGCCGCCGCGCTGGCCGGTACCGCCGCGAGCTGGGACCGGCTCACCGGAGCCGACATACCCGGCCGCGACGACGGCTCCCTGGTCGTCGCCACCCTCGGCCCCGCCTACGGGCCGGAGGCCATCCGCACACTCACCGAGGGCTTCAAGGAGGTCCACCCCGACATCAAGCTCCGCATCAACGCCGTGCAGGCCGTCGACTGGTCGGACTTCTTCACGAAGATCCTCACCCAGATCGCGGCGGGCACCGCGCCCGATCTCGTGTACGTCGCCACCGAAGGCGTCCAGCTGTTCGCGCAGCGCCTCGGGGTCCCGCTGGACGACTGGGTGAAGCGGGACGCCGAGGAGCTGCGCGAGTA containing:
- a CDS encoding BTAD domain-containing putative transcriptional regulator yields the protein MEGVGRAFGVLGPVVAWDTGGDAIDLKGPRHRSVLARLIVARGHVVPVSRLVDDLWTDPPADAVGAVRTFVAALRRALEPDRPPRTPARLLVTDGPGYALRAAKDAVDARRFEEAVTAAATLPPREAVVRLEEALGWWRGPAYAEFAEQAWARTESRRLTELRLHAVELRAEALLALGLADRAAADLRAQSAEHPWRENAWRLLALALYRTGRQADALDVLRRARALLAEELGIDPGPGLRSLEADILHQADHLGQARGNPAGRVWEQVAAAYDRTVAPDARARLESTTGLLRDLAVTGGSGLLAAREHRVAAVAAAEELGDAALTARVIGAYDVPAIWTRLDDPEQAAHVVAAAERTLTALSAEGHQAARARLLATIALESRGTLLARGPQAARQAEEIARRLDDPALLAFALNAAFMQCFDHAGLAPRRAEIGAELVALSARHGLGTFEVLGHLVRLQARSALGDFTAADHHAAAADALAARHERPLVGVFTGWYAVLRLDATGQAPVTEVEAAYQDAAALLNGAGMPGLARGLLPLALLCLRVRHALPPRFDDDTDWGPYAPWARPLLLLDQGRRSEAAEALHATPDPPRDLLQEALWCLTARAALTLGDRPTLVRAHAALAPAANELAGAGSGLLTLGPVSACLDDIATALGSGAVDN
- a CDS encoding alpha/beta fold hydrolase gives rise to the protein MTPAIAGFDHHRVPVADGVSLHTAVGGSGTPVVLLHGFPQTHLMWRHVAADLAADHTVICPDLRGYGASDKPTETDGTVYAKRTMAADIVALARELGHERFALGGHDRGALVAFRAALDHPETVTHLACLDIPPTLDMWEVMHGVTAAVGFHLYLMAQPPGLPERMISAAPDAFFGHFLDIWTSDRRAVPAEVRAAYLAACREAVPSIVADYRASAGIDIEHDRADRAAGTTLRMPVGVLQQDWGAALGFDAAALWRAWAPDLRHTTVTCGHFMAEEAPDDIAKALRDLLAR
- a CDS encoding TauD/TfdA dioxygenase family protein codes for the protein MTTDRATADGTERIAGIEVRPVAGHIGAEITGVDLAGDLADPVVAAIRAAMLRWKVVFFRGQRLDHAGHVTFARRFGEPVVLRKRGSASPADFPEIETTADRLELGGKFGMEHDEWLRRRRHTLLRGWHCDHGARVDPPAATILRAETVPPYGGDTTWSNLAAAYAGLSGPVREFVDGLRAEHRLGVGYQPRPGDDAYVRHLLDHQVASLHPLVRVHPETGERVLYVNGYYVEQIADLSRAESRAILDMLLEQAARPEYTVRFRWEPGSVAFWDNRATIHLAPSDNAHLDFPRTMHRVMLAGDVPVGVDGKPSEPITGTEPGRW
- a CDS encoding glycoside hydrolase family 32 protein → MPGISRRSLFIASAVGAAGAVLPAGPRPAVAASATAAACTGSYRAEYHFTVPDQWMNDPQRPVWIDGEYHYYYLYNPDYSTGGTTAGTTWRLATSTDLVSFTDRGIAVPKDTTPNGDVWSGSAVIDTDNTAGFGAGAVIVIATMAPGDVTQAQYLYYSTDGGRTFTNHGTDPVLPNPGVRDFRDPKVIRDEERGRWVMALAENDKVGFYHSADLKSWTYVGGFIKGGIGVLECPDLFRIRAADGTWKWVLGVSANGKGSGLPSTYAYWTGSFDGTTFTPDLSDPQWLDHGWDWYAAVTFEKRDAGGTLDPAARYAIGWMNHWDYANTTPTIECDGFNGTDSIVREVTLRRAADGMYYLASQPVTGLDDHVARTVNLGDLEVDGTLLLDYTGTAYEVSTEITWDQLTGAGLQLRRSSDGGRHIDAGIYGDYAFVNRGYTVSPDSTGRWQESRSPFDASAGTVRLRVLIDRTSIEMFVDDGRYAHSTEAFPDPADTGLALFTIDGTAVFRNTVIREFAV